Below is a window of Streptomyces sp. ITFR-16 DNA.
ATCTGGATGCTGCGCGGTTTCGTCAAGGCCGTGCCGGACGCCTTGGAGGAGGCCGCGTACATCGACGGGGCGAGCCGCACCCGCTTCCTGTGGCAGATCCTCTTCCCGCTGGTCTTCCCGGGGCTGGTGGCGACCAGCGTCTTCTCGTTCATCACCACCTGGAACGACTTTCTGTTCGCGAAGTCCTTCATCATCAGCGACACCTCCCAGTCGACGCTCCCGATGGCGCTGCTGGTCTTCTTCAAACCCGACGAGAACGACTGGGGAGGGATCATGGCAGCCTCGACGGTGATGACCGTGCCCGTGCTGGTCTTCTTCGTACTCGTACAGCGACGCCTGGTCTCGGGGCTGGGCGGAGCGGTTAAGGACTGACGTCATGAACATCGATCTGATCCCGGCGCCCGTGCGCGCCGGTGACCAGGGGCGGTGCGGGTTCCTGCTGGACGCGTCCACCACGCTCGCGGCGGCCCCCGGCACCGGGACCACCGAGCGCTGGCTGCGCGAGACGCTCGGCGCCGCCTTCGGCGTGCCGCTCGCACCGGGCGGCGAGGGCGCCGAGCACTCCGTCCGGCTGCTCATCGATCCGGCCCTGGAGCCGGAGGAGTACCGCCTGACCACCCTGCCCGGCAACAGCGTCGTGATCACCGGCGGCGGCCCCGCCGGGGTCTTCTGGGGTGCTCAGACACTGCGTCAGCTGCTGGGGCCGCGGGCCTTCCGGCGGGCGCCGGCGGGGGGCGGCACCGCCGCCTTCGGGTTCACCGACATCGAGGACCGCCCCCGCTTCGGCTGGCGCGGGCTGATGCTCGACGTGGCACGGCACTTCATGCCCAAGGCCGACGTCCTGCGCTACCTCGACCTGCTCGCCGCCCACAAGCTGAACGTCTTCCACTTCCACCTCAGCGACGACCAGGGCTGGCGCGTCGAGATCAAGCGCCACCCGCGCCTCACCGAGATCGGCGCCTGGCGCTCGCGCACGAAGTACGGCCACCGGGCCTCCGAGCTCTGGGACGAGACCCCGCACGGCGGTTACTACACCCAGGACGACATCCGTGAGATCGTCGCCTACGCCGCCGCCCGGCACATCCGGGTCGTCCCCGAGATCGACATCCCGGGCCACTCCCAGGCCGCCATCAGCGCCTACCCGGAGCTGGGCAACACCGACGTCGTCGACACCGCCGCGCTGTCCGTCTGGGACGACTGGGGCGTCACACCGAACGTGCTGGCCCCCACCGACACCGTGCTGCGCTTCTACGAGGGCGTCCTCGAGGAGATCCTGGACCTCTTCCCGCCGCAGACCTCGCCGTTCGTCCACATCGGCGGCGACGAGTGCCCCAAGGACCAGTGGAAGCAGTCCCCGGCGGCCCAGGCCCGGATCAAGGAACTCGGCCTGGCCGACGAGGACGAGCTGCAGTCCTGGTTCATCCGCCACTTCGACAACTGGCTGACCGCGCGAGGCCGCCGCCTCATCGGCTGGGACGAAATCCTGGAGGGCGGGCTCGCGCCCGGCGCCGCCGTCTCCTCCTGGCGCGGTTACGCGGGCGGCATCGCCGCCGCCGAGGCCGGGCACGACGTGGTGATGTGCCCCGAGCAGCAGGTGTACCTGGACCACCGTCAGGACGGCGGCCCCGACGAGCCGATGCCCATCGGCTACGTCCGCACCCTGCAGGACGTCTACCGCTTCGAGCCCGTGCCGCCGACCCTGTCCGACGAGGCGGCCCGGCACGTCCTCGGCACCCAGGCCAACGTCTGGACCGAGGTCATGCAGAACCGGTCCCGCGTCGACTACCAGGTCTTCCCCCGCCTCGCGGCCTTCGCCGAGGTCGCGTGGTCGGCCCTGCCCGCACCCGCCGAGCGGGACTTCGCGGACTTCGAGCGCCGCATGGCCGCGCACTACGGCCGGCTGGACGCGCTCGGCGTCGGCTACCGGCCGCCGGGCGGCCCGTTGCCCTGGCAGCGGCGCCCCGGCATCCTCGGACGCCCGATCGAGGGAACACCCCCGAACGTGTGAGCCCGGCCGCAACCGCGTCACCCGCCACCACGCTCCCTGGGAGCGTGGTGGCGGTGTCGTCCGGGAACACCGGAGGCCGCCGTGCGCACTCCGTGCCGAAGGGGAGCGAAACGGGACCATCCCCCTGACCGGGTACGGATACTCCCTTCGCGGACCCTCGCGTCGGACCGGTCCGAAGATGTGCCAGAGTTGCCACGTCCGGGCCTCCAGCACGTACCGTACGGCGAAACAGGCGGGACAGCCGGGACACCGGGAAGGGGCAGCTGGGTTGACCACGCACGCACCGCAGGCGACGCAGTCCGTCACGTTGCCTGCCTC
It encodes the following:
- a CDS encoding beta-N-acetylhexosaminidase; translation: MNIDLIPAPVRAGDQGRCGFLLDASTTLAAAPGTGTTERWLRETLGAAFGVPLAPGGEGAEHSVRLLIDPALEPEEYRLTTLPGNSVVITGGGPAGVFWGAQTLRQLLGPRAFRRAPAGGGTAAFGFTDIEDRPRFGWRGLMLDVARHFMPKADVLRYLDLLAAHKLNVFHFHLSDDQGWRVEIKRHPRLTEIGAWRSRTKYGHRASELWDETPHGGYYTQDDIREIVAYAAARHIRVVPEIDIPGHSQAAISAYPELGNTDVVDTAALSVWDDWGVTPNVLAPTDTVLRFYEGVLEEILDLFPPQTSPFVHIGGDECPKDQWKQSPAAQARIKELGLADEDELQSWFIRHFDNWLTARGRRLIGWDEILEGGLAPGAAVSSWRGYAGGIAAAEAGHDVVMCPEQQVYLDHRQDGGPDEPMPIGYVRTLQDVYRFEPVPPTLSDEAARHVLGTQANVWTEVMQNRSRVDYQVFPRLAAFAEVAWSALPAPAERDFADFERRMAAHYGRLDALGVGYRPPGGPLPWQRRPGILGRPIEGTPPNV